TGACGAATACCCCATCAGACCTACGCGCCAAATTTGTCCTTTTAAAGCTCCCAAACCACCGGCTACTTCAATGTTGTATTGTTGCAAAAGCTGCTTGCGGAGTGCAGCATCGTCCACTCCCTGCGGCAGCCGGAACGATGTAACTTGCGGCAGCCGGTACCCTTCTTTCGCCAACAGTTCAAAACCGGCTTTCTGCAGTTCGTCCTGCAACAGCTTGCCATTTTCTGCATGCCGGGCATAAACGTTTTCCAATCCTTCTGCCAACAGGATACGGAGTGCTTCATAGAGCGCAAATACCATTGAAATGGGGGCAGTATGGTGATAGAACCGGTCCTCTCCCCAATAATTCGAAATCATTCCCAAATCAAGATACCAGCTTTGCACTTTGCTTTTTCTGTTTCGCAATATATCGACCGCAGCCGGACTGAGTGTGACAGGAGACAATCCGGGCGGAGCGCTTAAACATTTTTGTGTGCCGGAGTAACAAGCGTCGATTTGCAATTTATCGACTTCCACCGGAATACCGCCCAATGCCGTAACCGAATCAACAACAAACAACGCCTCGTGCTCATGCACAATGCGGCTGATCTCCTCCAGCGGCTGACGGACACCTGTCGACGTTTCCGCCTGCACGATCGCAACCAGTTTGACGTTTTTCGATTGCTGAAGCACTTTCTGGACTTGCTGCGGATCGATCGGTTCCCCCCAAGGGGCGGTTACTTCTTCTACGGAGGCACCGCACCTCTCCGCCACATCTTTCATCCGCTCGCCGAATACACCGTTGATGCAGATAACGACTTTGTCCCCCGGTTCCACGAGATTCACAAACACCGTTTCCATTCCGGCACTGCCGGTGCCTGACATAGGAATCGTAACTTCGTTCTCTGTGCCAAATACGGATCGGAGCATATCCCTTGTCCCGTTCATAACTTCAAAAAAATAGGGATCCAAATGTCCGACAAGCGGTGTTGCCATCGCTTTCAGAACATCCGGATGAACCATGCTGGGGCCTGGTCCCAGCAGGATTCTCCCTTTCGATTGCAATTCTTTCATATGTATGGAACCCCTCTCGCATTTTCATGGTTTCAGTGTAAATCTAAAATAGAGAGACTGCAAGCCGTCTCTTGCAATATGACGACTCACTGTCTCTCATTCTTTACTTCACCTTATCGGCCAGTTCGTTCAATGCCTGTATCAACTGATCATTCAATTTCGATAGTGCCTGTTTATCCAACGGACTTGCTTTACTGCCTGCAATTGTCGGATTTAGCGATTCTTCTACTTTCTCATAGAGATCCGGGTATTTGGGTTTTACGTCGTCTTCAAAAGTCTTCCAGATATCTTCCAATTTGGGGCCTAACTCCTTTACTTTCGCTTCATCGCCCGCCGTGATTTGCGTTTTCAAATCATTGGCTGCAGCCAGAAGTTTCGTGACTCCTTCCTTTACGGTAGGTGCTGCTGTCTCATTTTTTGTCGAAGATGAAGTGGACGGCGCGGAAGAACTGCATCCCGCCAGGGCAAATGTTCCAATCAAAGCTGCGGCTGCCATCATGTTTACGATTTTCATGTTTTTATTTCCTCCTAAAATTGTTTTTTGAAGAATTAATATTTATTTTGCTTGACTTGTTTCTTCTGTCGGAGTTAAGCGGGTATTGATCTTTTTCCAGAGCAAGATCAGCAGTGCGAACAGCAGCAATAGGATTTGCGGTATGGCGCTTTGCCAAGACGGATAAAACCCGAGAAAAGCTATGCTTGGCAGGCTTGAAGAAATTGTCGAAGGGAGCGCCCCCGCGAGCTGTAAACTGTGAATGCCAAGCCCCGTAAATTTCAAACTCAGATAGAAGACGATCAAACTGGACACGAGGAAAAATGGACGCATCGGCAGCTTGATGCCCACATACAGCATCAAATAGGCAATCACCGCCAAGATGCCAAAACCAATCAAAATTCCCAGTATCAATTGTTGGGTGCCAATCTGATTCACCATCCCGATAATGAAAAGTACAGTTTCCGTTCCTTCCCGAAAGACAGCCAGGAAAGACAGGACTCCGAGTGAAAGTAAGCGTCCCGTTTCCAAAGCTTTCTGGCTTTTGGTCTTCATGTATTGGTTCCATTCGGCAATGTTTGATTTGCTGTGCAGCCAGTAACTCATATAAAGCAGCATCGCGGCGGCAATGACACCCGTCCAGCCTGCGATCAGGAAGTTGTTTTGACCAAAAGCGCCGGATGAGAATACGAATTTTACAATAAACGCCAAGACCGCACTTACCGCCAAACCTGTTGCGATCCCACTCCAAATCCAGCCTCTTCCCTTGCCGCTATTTGACTTTTTCACAAAGGTCAACAATGCCGCAACCACCAGAAGCGCCTCAAGTCCTTCCCGAATCGGGATCATTGCCGCATCCCACATGGTATATCCGGTCTTCTCGGTAAGCGGCGTCAAGTATCCAACCATTTGACCAATCAGTTTGTCGGCCTCTTCATAATTGCCTGCGGAAATCAGCGCATTTATGGCGACCAGGTCGCGTTCCGAGTCGTTGTAAACGGCGGCTGACTGAACCAGAATATTCCCTTCCACACTGAGCCAAGCTTCACGGACTTTCGTGATATCAGAAAGAGCAGCCTGCTGGTTATGGTTTTGAACCTTTCCCCTAGCTTGCTGCAACATGCCAACAAAATCGGACAGCGTAATTTGGGCTTGCAGTTGGCTTGCTTGTTCCTTCGGATACTTTCCGCTGATGTAATCTTCCTCAACAGTTTGCAGACCTTGCAGCGCTTTGACCACTTCTTCCTGCTTGTTTTGCATAAAAGCGTATTGGACCTGCCCCATGTTTGACTCGATATCGCTGTATGCCTTTCTGGAATCGTCCTTTACAGTGGATTCAATTTGCAGCCATTGGTCGCCAAATTTTTTATAGGATTGCTGTGCTTCTGACAAATTGCCTTGTTCGGCTGCTTTAAGCGCTTCTGCCACAAATGGCTCCACTTTTTTCATGTTCTCTGTTCCCTGACTGGCAGCTCTTGCGGAAAACGGTGCCATGAAGATAGATAAGAACATCACTGCCAACAGAAAGCGCACCGTATGTTTCAAATGGAATCCCCCACTTTATGTAAGTTATTGCAATCCACCCACCGGGTTCGATACTGATAATCATTATCAATTAATATCGACGAATTTATAATATCTTGCCTTTCTGATTCTGTCAACAAGAAAAAATCCGAATCCCTTGATTTTTACAATCGGTGAAATAAAATAAGCCAGCGCTCCAAAAGCGGTCATTTTCGCCCAAAGAGGGGTGCGCGGATCGACCGCACAAAAATACATGGCTACTGCATCTTCCACAAAAGGGATTTTGGCGGCGGTCTTTTTTAATTGGGGCCAAAAATTCTGCTTAACAAATTCCTCGTTTTTCTGATATTTATTCGGCTTGTCTGGCATGTTGTACCTCCGGATTCCTGATATGACCCGCAGACACGGATATAGCCCTTATTTAAACATTTTATCTGCGTTGCCAAACAACGCACTGATCAGTTCATTGTTTTCTATTGCCACTTTCCAGCCATTGTTTGAAAAATCATTGCACCTGAAGATAGGCGGTGGCGCTTTGACCTCCTGCTGAAACCACTACTCTCCAACTTCCGGGAGTTGTTCTTGTTCCCACTTTCCAAGTCCAGGATACATGCCCGTTCGAATCTGACATTTTGGGCTCCAATCCCTCCGCTTTACTCGTACCACTCTTATAATACACAGTGATGTTTGCTTGCGTATTTGGCGGTACTTGCGCCACTAACGTCGTATTATCACCAGGAGATACAGGTGATGTCAGGGAAACAATTTTTACTTCATCTGTAGACGCTGTTGATGGCGTAGACGGTTGACTTGATTGAGCAGAATTTGTTGTTGCATCGTTGGTAAATACGTCATTTGTGGATGTTACCGAATCTTTGTAAATTCCCAGTGACCAAAGACCTTTATTACTCTCTCGCGCTTGTCTTTGGAGTTTCACAAATAAATCCGCGTATTTTACATTGGGTGGAATCGTCATTAATTGTGCGTATCCCTCTTTAAGAAGGATCGCATTAAACATGTATTGTTCGATTTCCTGTTCCGTTTTAGGCTCTTGTAAATACAGGTAAGCCAGTGTACGTCCGTATTTGTCTTTTGGTTGAACATCCTGTTCAATAAATA
The sequence above is a segment of the Effusibacillus dendaii genome. Coding sequences within it:
- a CDS encoding pyridoxal-phosphate-dependent aminotransferase family protein, producing MKELQSKGRILLGPGPSMVHPDVLKAMATPLVGHLDPYFFEVMNGTRDMLRSVFGTENEVTIPMSGTGSAGMETVFVNLVEPGDKVVICINGVFGERMKDVAERCGASVEEVTAPWGEPIDPQQVQKVLQQSKNVKLVAIVQAETSTGVRQPLEEISRIVHEHEALFVVDSVTALGGIPVEVDKLQIDACYSGTQKCLSAPPGLSPVTLSPAAVDILRNRKSKVQSWYLDLGMISNYWGEDRFYHHTAPISMVFALYEALRILLAEGLENVYARHAENGKLLQDELQKAGFELLAKEGYRLPQVTSFRLPQGVDDAALRKQLLQQYNIEVAGGLGALKGQIWRVGLMGYSSNLANVRLFMTALQDLLS
- a CDS encoding FTR1 family iron permease encodes the protein MKHTVRFLLAVMFLSIFMAPFSARAASQGTENMKKVEPFVAEALKAAEQGNLSEAQQSYKKFGDQWLQIESTVKDDSRKAYSDIESNMGQVQYAFMQNKQEEVVKALQGLQTVEEDYISGKYPKEQASQLQAQITLSDFVGMLQQARGKVQNHNQQAALSDITKVREAWLSVEGNILVQSAAVYNDSERDLVAINALISAGNYEEADKLIGQMVGYLTPLTEKTGYTMWDAAMIPIREGLEALLVVAALLTFVKKSNSGKGRGWIWSGIATGLAVSAVLAFIVKFVFSSGAFGQNNFLIAGWTGVIAAAMLLYMSYWLHSKSNIAEWNQYMKTKSQKALETGRLLSLGVLSFLAVFREGTETVLFIIGMVNQIGTQQLILGILIGFGILAVIAYLMLYVGIKLPMRPFFLVSSLIVFYLSLKFTGLGIHSLQLAGALPSTISSSLPSIAFLGFYPSWQSAIPQILLLLFALLILLWKKINTRLTPTEETSQAK
- a CDS encoding YkvA family protein yields the protein MPDKPNKYQKNEEFVKQNFWPQLKKTAAKIPFVEDAVAMYFCAVDPRTPLWAKMTAFGALAYFISPIVKIKGFGFFLVDRIRKARYYKFVDIN
- a CDS encoding thermonuclease family protein, with translation MKAGLQNQLRRLFLAFSAGLLLAGCSSNTEQPVQTANHLSASSQPNANLPSVKINGRWETVKHVVDGDTVESESGEKIRLIGVNTPETVKPNSSVQPYGKAASDFTKSQLQGKKVFIEQDVQPKDKYGRTLAYLYLQEPKTEQEIEQYMFNAILLKEGYAQLMTIPPNVKYADLFVKLQRQARESNKGLWSLGIYKDSVTSTNDVFTNDATTNSAQSSQPSTPSTASTDEVKIVSLTSPVSPGDNTTLVAQVPPNTQANITVYYKSGTSKAEGLEPKMSDSNGHVSWTWKVGTRTTPGSWRVVVSAGGQSATAYLQVQ